From a region of the Teredinibacter turnerae genome:
- a CDS encoding MAPEG family protein, giving the protein MTTSLYASLAAVSLWFIIVTVVVQSVVAATVKARQPGAVPGKMPENLSHDSFVFRAQRTFMNSLENTPLMLATGLLALVLQINGMWTGVLLAVYAVARILHMALYYGIATERNPSPRSYFFLIGLLANIVLLGVIGVEVLS; this is encoded by the coding sequence ATGACAACATCCCTTTACGCCAGTCTAGCCGCCGTGAGCCTGTGGTTCATTATTGTCACGGTCGTTGTTCAATCGGTGGTGGCAGCCACGGTGAAGGCGCGCCAGCCGGGAGCGGTTCCCGGGAAAATGCCGGAGAACCTCAGTCACGATTCCTTCGTGTTTCGCGCTCAGCGGACTTTCATGAACTCCTTGGAAAATACACCGCTTATGCTTGCAACTGGTCTTCTGGCGCTGGTGTTACAGATAAATGGCATGTGGACAGGCGTGCTCCTCGCGGTTTATGCGGTTGCGAGAATTTTGCATATGGCGCTTTATTACGGCATTGCTACAGAGCGCAACCCCAGTCCGCGCAGTTACTTTTTTCTGATTGGGTTGCTGGCAAATATAGTGTTGCTCGGCGTGATAGGGGTAGAGGTATTAAGTTAG
- a CDS encoding DUF4129 domain-containing protein produces MQARLRSPWEAIDLGLVMARVWWWPLFLSWLIPSVFVFVPCWLLWGETIWAAVLPVWLLQPLFDRGPLFIASRRIFGEPVGVADFLRQLKAVYKTDAFFSVAVRRFSPTRSFDLPLTVLEQLKGQQRSMRQSALHRVYASAAGSLTFVAFCIQCLLILAVGVLVSMFIPREAAVDSWSAVWEPSAFVSYLEALIIYLVMAVMAPLYVTAGFALYINRRIELEAWDIEIRFRHLVMRTAQTIKPLVIVTALTLCCGSFLSFIVPGEARASDEISVAAETGADVVEFDDTASDRAAMELESAPKRRVLEILEGEEFNRKETVKGWRFKELDDDKETQQIPEWIVSFIKFLENHAGFLKTLGKAIASPFVLLKYLIITALIILAIYIIYRYRTPLKQWVFAGAADSPLQDSPKVMFGLDVTRESLPDDVPAQAWHLWECKSYRASISLLYRALLAELIHRHGFEFSESATEGECVSLVRARADSRLTRYTVLLTSVWQALAYGHLQPEPQQVRALCDQWAEVFADE; encoded by the coding sequence GTGCAAGCCCGACTGCGCTCCCCCTGGGAGGCGATAGACCTGGGCCTGGTAATGGCCCGAGTCTGGTGGTGGCCCTTGTTTTTAAGTTGGCTTATTCCCAGCGTGTTTGTTTTTGTTCCCTGCTGGTTGCTGTGGGGCGAAACCATTTGGGCCGCAGTGCTGCCCGTTTGGCTCCTGCAACCACTATTTGATCGCGGCCCACTGTTTATCGCCAGTCGGCGCATTTTCGGCGAACCTGTAGGCGTTGCAGATTTTTTGCGGCAACTTAAAGCGGTATACAAAACAGATGCTTTTTTCAGTGTTGCTGTGCGACGTTTTAGCCCGACGCGATCCTTCGATTTGCCGTTAACCGTACTCGAACAGCTTAAAGGCCAACAGCGCTCAATGAGACAATCGGCCTTACACCGGGTTTACGCAAGTGCTGCGGGCTCGCTAACGTTTGTTGCATTTTGTATTCAGTGTCTGTTGATACTCGCGGTCGGCGTGTTGGTGAGCATGTTTATCCCGAGAGAAGCCGCGGTCGACTCATGGTCAGCGGTGTGGGAACCCAGCGCATTTGTATCTTACCTTGAGGCTTTGATCATTTACCTGGTGATGGCCGTCATGGCGCCGCTCTACGTGACAGCGGGTTTTGCTCTCTACATTAACCGACGGATTGAACTGGAAGCCTGGGATATCGAAATTCGCTTTCGCCATTTGGTTATGCGAACGGCTCAAACCATTAAACCCCTAGTGATTGTTACGGCGTTAACCTTGTGTTGTGGCAGCTTTCTATCTTTTATTGTACCTGGCGAAGCGCGGGCTTCTGACGAAATTTCTGTTGCTGCAGAGACAGGCGCGGACGTCGTAGAGTTCGACGATACAGCAAGTGACAGAGCCGCGATGGAGCTGGAGTCTGCGCCGAAACGACGGGTATTGGAAATACTGGAGGGGGAAGAGTTTAACCGCAAAGAAACCGTTAAAGGTTGGCGCTTCAAGGAGTTGGACGATGACAAGGAAACCCAGCAAATCCCCGAGTGGATCGTCAGTTTTATTAAATTCCTGGAAAATCACGCCGGGTTTTTGAAGACTTTGGGTAAGGCGATTGCCTCGCCATTCGTGTTACTCAAATATCTTATTATCACAGCACTGATCATTCTCGCGATCTATATCATTTATCGTTATCGCACGCCGCTAAAGCAGTGGGTTTTTGCGGGTGCCGCCGATAGCCCACTCCAAGATTCGCCGAAAGTCATGTTTGGTTTGGACGTAACACGAGAAAGCCTGCCAGACGACGTGCCCGCACAGGCGTGGCACCTCTGGGAGTGCAAATCCTATCGAGCGTCTATCAGTTTGTTGTACCGCGCGTTGCTCGCGGAGCTGATTCATCGCCACGGATTTGAGTTCAGTGAAAGTGCTACAGAAGGTGAGTGTGTATCTCTCGTTCGAGCGCGCGCGGATTCGAGGTTAACGCGTTACACCGTTCTGCTCACCTCGGTCTGGCAAGCGCTGGCATATGGCCATTTACAACCTGAACCACAGCAGGTGCGCGCGCTTTGCGACCAGTGGGCCGAGGTATTTGCCGATGAGTAA
- a CDS encoding AAA family ATPase produces the protein MSDQPTETVDVAAGAAKLEQLRDRINSQLIGQQLVVDQVLIALLSNGHVLLEGVPGLGKTLLVRILAECFDGEFKRIQFTPDLMPADVTGHVLFDMNESRFRVRKGPVFTNLLLADEINRAPAKTQAALLEVMQERQVTLEGSAKPLPRPFMVLATQNPVEQEGTYPLPEAELDRFLIKVLMDYPSLEDEIRLTHEMTTGNVADEDAFGEQPALINSDEISALQKLVSTIVVDDQVTEYAVRLVRATRSNTSLLRGAGTRACLALIRCARANALLRGASFVLPDDVKTLAYPVLRHRVALSAEMEIDGFSVDQVLQKIIDAVEAPRL, from the coding sequence ATGAGTGATCAACCTACTGAAACCGTAGACGTCGCTGCGGGGGCAGCAAAACTTGAACAGCTACGCGACCGTATAAACAGCCAACTTATTGGTCAGCAGCTCGTTGTGGATCAGGTGTTGATTGCTTTGCTGTCCAACGGCCACGTGCTTCTTGAGGGTGTGCCGGGCCTGGGGAAAACCCTGTTGGTGAGAATCCTGGCCGAGTGTTTCGACGGCGAGTTTAAGCGTATTCAGTTTACGCCGGACTTGATGCCTGCCGACGTTACCGGTCACGTGCTCTTTGATATGAACGAAAGCCGGTTCCGGGTGCGCAAAGGGCCGGTGTTTACCAACCTGTTGCTCGCCGACGAAATTAACCGTGCGCCGGCAAAAACCCAGGCGGCGTTGTTGGAAGTAATGCAAGAGCGTCAGGTTACTCTGGAAGGCTCGGCCAAGCCGTTGCCCCGGCCGTTTATGGTGCTCGCCACGCAGAACCCGGTGGAGCAGGAGGGTACCTATCCGTTGCCGGAAGCGGAGCTGGATCGCTTTCTCATCAAGGTGCTAATGGACTACCCCTCGCTGGAAGACGAAATTCGCCTGACCCACGAAATGACCACCGGTAACGTTGCGGATGAGGATGCGTTTGGCGAACAGCCTGCGTTGATAAACAGCGATGAGATTTCCGCGTTACAAAAATTGGTCTCGACTATTGTGGTTGATGATCAGGTGACGGAATACGCGGTGCGGCTGGTGCGCGCGACCCGTTCGAACACATCTTTGCTGCGTGGTGCGGGTACCCGGGCCTGTTTGGCGTTGATTCGCTGCGCTCGCGCTAATGCACTGCTGCGCGGTGCGAGCTTTGTGTTACCCGATGACGTGAAAACCCTGGCCTATCCGGTATTACGTCATCGTGTGGCGCTGTCGGCGGAAATGGAAATTGATGGATTCAGCGTTGACCAGGTACTCCAAAAAATTATTGATGCGGTAGAAGCTCCACGCTTATGA
- a CDS encoding DUF58 domain-containing protein yields MMCAGLLLFGLRLIQPGAIVQDSLHAGGFTLLGTAVQLWFIAAAYLIGAAVFDLFRHRRFKHVSLERVLPHSLALGVPAFVQWRVHNQYVFPLHIELMDYVPPLLSAEDLPVSLVLKPGAERTLQYPLIPEQRGEARFGRSAIRVLTRWKLWQRTQLYGRPETVKVYPNFAPIASAAAIGLEQQIAHLGIHMQQRRGEGSDFRQLREFREGDAMRQIDWKATARYRKPVSREYQDERDQDVVFLLDCGRRLRNKDDRLSHFDHALNALLLTSYVALRQGDAVGLMSFAGADRWLSPLKGPARINLILNQLFDLHSSTHTSDYLRAAERFMSKNQKRSLVVLISNVREEDLEDLTRACRLMARKHLVMVANLRDSFLDKYQRYPVATFDDALTYCGLTEFSQRRREVLVRLQGMGVIVTDSLPHTLHMDLVTEYLRLKRSGRL; encoded by the coding sequence ATGATGTGTGCCGGATTGCTGTTGTTTGGCTTGCGCCTGATTCAGCCCGGTGCGATTGTTCAGGACAGCCTGCATGCAGGAGGCTTCACCCTGTTGGGCACAGCCGTTCAGCTGTGGTTTATTGCTGCCGCTTACTTAATCGGTGCTGCGGTTTTCGATTTATTTCGCCATCGCCGATTCAAGCACGTATCGCTGGAGCGCGTATTGCCTCATAGCCTGGCACTCGGAGTTCCGGCCTTTGTGCAATGGCGCGTGCACAATCAGTATGTTTTTCCTCTCCATATCGAGTTAATGGATTATGTTCCGCCCCTGCTAAGTGCAGAGGACTTACCGGTTAGCCTGGTGCTTAAACCAGGTGCGGAGCGCACTTTGCAATACCCGTTGATTCCGGAGCAGCGGGGTGAAGCGCGTTTTGGCCGTTCCGCAATCCGAGTGCTTACCCGCTGGAAGCTGTGGCAGCGCACCCAGTTATATGGCCGGCCAGAGACGGTGAAGGTGTACCCCAACTTTGCACCTATTGCCAGCGCGGCAGCCATTGGACTGGAGCAGCAGATCGCACATTTGGGTATCCATATGCAGCAAAGGCGGGGCGAGGGCAGTGATTTCCGGCAGTTAAGGGAGTTTCGCGAAGGCGATGCGATGCGGCAAATCGATTGGAAGGCGACTGCGCGATACCGCAAGCCTGTATCGCGCGAATATCAGGACGAGCGTGATCAGGACGTTGTGTTTTTGCTGGACTGTGGGCGCCGTTTGCGCAATAAAGATGATCGTCTTAGTCATTTTGATCATGCGCTGAATGCGCTCTTACTGACCAGCTATGTGGCCTTACGCCAGGGTGACGCGGTTGGTCTGATGAGCTTTGCGGGCGCAGATCGCTGGTTGAGCCCGCTGAAAGGCCCTGCGCGCATTAACCTGATTCTCAACCAGTTATTCGATTTGCACAGTAGCACACACACCAGTGATTATCTGCGCGCGGCGGAGCGGTTTATGAGCAAAAATCAGAAACGTTCGCTGGTGGTTTTAATCTCAAATGTACGCGAAGAAGATCTGGAAGACCTTACTCGTGCGTGTCGTTTGATGGCTCGCAAACACTTGGTGATGGTGGCCAATTTGCGTGATAGTTTTTTGGATAAGTACCAGCGATATCCGGTGGCGACATTCGACGATGCACTCACCTATTGCGGCTTGACTGAATTTAGCCAGCGGCGTCGAGAGGTACTGGTTAGGCTGCAGGGGATGGGCGTTATTGTCACGGATTCGCTGCCGCACACACTGCATATGGATCTCGTTACCGAGTATTTGCGGTTGAAACGCAGCGGTCGTTTATAA
- a CDS encoding DUF4234 domain-containing protein, which yields MTDTANPYSAPQSEVNAPSAGKLSAIFPRFTAWAVFGLGLITLGIYSFYWLFSRTRQINPVIESPISPLFMGATLGLYIVGFASNIPLNNPIVTMVLSLMSLAGSIMFVVWAFRLRSRIHQVANISISDPSRINPVLTFFFSVIYLQYKINQYIDME from the coding sequence ATGACGGATACAGCAAACCCTTATAGTGCGCCTCAATCGGAAGTTAACGCACCCTCAGCAGGAAAGCTGAGTGCGATATTTCCGCGTTTTACCGCTTGGGCGGTTTTTGGTCTTGGCCTAATTACACTGGGAATTTACAGCTTTTATTGGCTGTTTTCTCGAACTCGCCAGATTAACCCGGTTATTGAAAGTCCCATAAGCCCGCTATTTATGGGAGCGACACTGGGGTTATACATTGTTGGCTTCGCCTCTAACATTCCGCTCAACAATCCTATTGTTACCATGGTACTCAGTTTAATGAGTCTTGCAGGGTCGATAATGTTTGTCGTTTGGGCGTTTCGCTTGCGAAGCCGCATTCATCAGGTTGCCAATATTTCTATAAGCGACCCGAGCCGCATTAACCCGGTTCTTACCTTTTTCTTCAGCGTTATTTACCTTCAATACAAAATCAATCAGTACATTGATATGGAGTAA
- a CDS encoding stage II sporulation protein M — MKQELFEVQHAPLWEKLESELAEKKPRDTQFPQNFRTVCHHLALAKHRRYSPQLVDRLNALVIDAHHRFYQKNRRFRYQWLDFIVFEFPLAIRRNARFVLLALALFTLPLLVMGIGCYNNNELIYSVAPAEQVQSFESMYDPDAEKIGRERDSETDLAMFGFYIKNNIGVSFRTFAGGILFGVGSIFFLVFNGLSIGSVAGHLTQMGYTSTFYPFVVGHGAFELTAIVFSGAAGMKLGYALIAPGTLSRLDALRVAGRETVIIVYGSTLMLIIAAFLEAFWSSSAALPVAVKYSVGGCLWALVTIYFLFAGRAR, encoded by the coding sequence GTGAAGCAGGAACTCTTCGAAGTGCAACATGCCCCTTTGTGGGAAAAGCTCGAATCGGAGCTGGCCGAAAAAAAACCGCGTGATACACAGTTTCCGCAGAATTTTCGTACAGTTTGCCACCACTTGGCGCTGGCTAAGCATCGCCGATACAGCCCGCAGCTGGTCGATCGCTTGAACGCGTTGGTTATTGATGCGCATCACCGCTTTTACCAAAAGAATCGGCGTTTTCGCTACCAGTGGTTAGATTTTATCGTATTCGAGTTTCCTCTCGCCATTCGGCGAAATGCCCGTTTTGTGTTGCTGGCGCTGGCGTTGTTTACTTTGCCACTGCTGGTGATGGGGATAGGCTGCTACAACAACAACGAGCTGATTTATAGTGTGGCGCCAGCCGAGCAGGTGCAAAGCTTTGAGTCGATGTACGATCCGGACGCTGAAAAAATTGGCCGGGAGCGCGACAGCGAAACTGATTTGGCGATGTTTGGTTTTTATATCAAAAATAATATCGGGGTGAGCTTTCGTACTTTTGCTGGCGGTATTTTATTTGGCGTGGGCTCGATATTTTTCCTGGTTTTTAACGGGTTATCTATTGGCTCGGTTGCAGGCCATTTGACGCAAATGGGTTACACCTCCACGTTTTATCCTTTTGTCGTTGGGCACGGCGCTTTTGAGCTAACAGCCATAGTGTTTAGCGGTGCTGCGGGCATGAAACTTGGCTACGCTCTGATTGCGCCAGGGACGTTATCGCGCCTGGATGCCCTGCGAGTGGCGGGTAGAGAGACCGTGATTATTGTTTACGGTTCTACTTTAATGCTCATTATTGCCGCATTCCTCGAGGCTTTTTGGTCATCGTCTGCCGCATTACCGGTTGCCGTTAAATATAGTGTGGGCGGCTGTCTCTGGGCGTTGGTGACAATCTATTTTTTATTCGCCGGGCGGGCACGCTGA
- a CDS encoding DUF4350 domain-containing protein, protein MSNRIYYAIIVVAAAVAITLFALSIERYEEEKNLGWSRLALQNPYLAAVRLAEKAGMVVDTFDSYLTPKEMESFGTLFIPDSGHLISSRRADELVDWVDAGGHLIVGAQNPSASNVDWVLNYFGISASYGESEDDGTRFESEKAGSGSAMSGDDSDLGSQTEENEPPFSERLEKHNQQIRSGEREQRQKSLSVRERILEFERHVPHSRMTSLEFTGVDGELRVIFPSHVVVDHPAISDPSFSEVAEYEVIYAGGDQLGTRFIQVDIGAGLVTVLANPGIFGSNYIGYFDNAFLWETLAFNGERLGMLHGSKMPSLGQLMWKFMPETVMSFLVLLMLWLWRQLPRFGATHRLHYQTRRSILEHITAAAQYRWRGGWQAELLEPLQQEIQKRAERQIPAYSAAEPSEKRRILASAASISPESLAAAMQAGKGLSEEKFLQTVRVLQRIKDSI, encoded by the coding sequence ATGAGTAATCGCATCTATTACGCGATAATTGTTGTTGCGGCGGCCGTTGCCATCACCTTGTTCGCGCTCTCCATTGAGCGCTACGAGGAGGAGAAAAACCTCGGCTGGAGCCGGCTGGCTTTGCAAAACCCCTATCTGGCAGCCGTGCGGTTGGCGGAGAAAGCGGGAATGGTCGTAGACACCTTTGATAGCTATTTAACCCCTAAAGAAATGGAAAGTTTCGGCACGCTGTTTATTCCCGACAGCGGTCATTTGATTTCGTCGCGACGCGCTGATGAGCTAGTCGATTGGGTCGATGCAGGTGGGCATCTTATCGTCGGGGCGCAAAACCCGTCGGCGTCTAACGTGGATTGGGTGCTGAATTACTTTGGAATTTCTGCGTCTTATGGCGAGTCGGAGGATGACGGCACGCGCTTCGAATCCGAAAAGGCCGGTTCAGGAAGTGCAATGAGCGGTGATGATTCCGACCTGGGCAGCCAGACTGAAGAGAATGAGCCCCCATTTAGTGAGCGCCTTGAAAAACACAATCAGCAGATTCGGTCTGGCGAGCGTGAGCAGCGACAGAAAAGCCTGTCCGTACGCGAACGAATTCTAGAGTTCGAGCGTCATGTCCCGCATAGCAGGATGACATCATTGGAATTCACAGGGGTTGATGGTGAGCTTCGTGTGATTTTTCCATCCCATGTGGTCGTGGATCATCCCGCTATTAGTGACCCATCGTTTTCGGAAGTCGCCGAATATGAAGTGATTTATGCGGGAGGGGACCAGCTTGGGACTCGTTTTATCCAGGTCGATATCGGCGCGGGTCTTGTAACGGTTCTTGCCAACCCAGGGATTTTTGGCTCCAACTATATTGGCTATTTTGACAACGCCTTTCTATGGGAGACCCTGGCTTTTAACGGTGAGCGATTAGGGATGTTACACGGCTCGAAAATGCCCTCGCTAGGGCAGCTAATGTGGAAGTTTATGCCTGAGACCGTAATGTCGTTTCTTGTTTTGTTAATGCTGTGGCTTTGGCGACAGCTTCCCCGGTTTGGAGCGACCCACAGGTTGCACTACCAGACCCGTCGTTCCATTCTCGAACATATTACCGCTGCCGCGCAGTATCGCTGGCGTGGTGGTTGGCAGGCTGAGTTACTCGAACCGCTGCAGCAGGAAATTCAAAAGCGCGCCGAACGCCAAATTCCGGCATACAGTGCGGCCGAACCGAGCGAAAAGCGACGCATCCTGGCTTCGGCCGCATCAATTTCGCCAGAGTCTTTGGCTGCTGCAATGCAGGCGGGCAAAGGGCTAAGCGAAGAAAAATTTCTCCAAACCGTGAGAGTGCTCCAGCGAATTAAGGATTCCATATGA
- a CDS encoding RDD family protein: protein MIQDKLDTGYLVETPEAIELSARLAGPVPRVLAYAMDFTIRTIVLLVIGLTFAFWGNTGIAVILLISFFIEWLYPVVFEVLRNGQTPGKKALGLAVVNDDLTPVTWSTSLVRNLLRAADFLPVGYAFGLVCMISNSRFQRLGDLAAGSLVIYRQAADKRAADLPDVPSQTPPLILNLEDQVAFTGFAQRHKQLSESRKEELATILEPLTQKSGGAAVRYVQGVGAWLLGRRQ, encoded by the coding sequence ATGATCCAGGACAAACTCGATACGGGTTATCTTGTTGAAACGCCTGAAGCCATCGAACTTAGCGCCCGGCTGGCCGGGCCTGTGCCTCGCGTGTTGGCGTACGCGATGGATTTTACTATTCGCACAATCGTGCTGTTGGTGATTGGCTTAACTTTCGCGTTTTGGGGTAACACCGGGATAGCCGTTATTCTGCTCATTTCTTTTTTTATCGAGTGGTTATACCCGGTCGTTTTTGAAGTCCTGCGCAACGGCCAAACACCAGGCAAGAAGGCGCTGGGCTTGGCGGTGGTCAACGATGATTTAACCCCAGTAACCTGGAGCACCTCGCTGGTAAGAAACCTGTTGCGCGCTGCAGATTTTCTGCCAGTGGGCTACGCGTTTGGGCTCGTTTGCATGATCTCAAACAGCCGATTCCAACGCTTGGGTGATCTCGCTGCAGGCTCATTGGTCATCTATCGACAAGCCGCAGATAAGCGCGCAGCTGATTTGCCCGACGTCCCCTCGCAAACGCCACCGCTAATACTCAATTTAGAAGACCAGGTAGCGTTTACCGGCTTTGCCCAACGACATAAACAGTTGAGTGAAAGCCGCAAGGAAGAGCTGGCAACTATCCTGGAACCGTTAACTCAGAAATCCGGCGGTGCGGCGGTACGCTATGTTCAGGGTGTGGGCGCCTGGCTGTTGGGGCGAAGACAGTGA